The following proteins are co-located in the Magnetospirillum sp. WYHS-4 genome:
- a CDS encoding M48 family metallopeptidase: MTMLHRRGFVLGLGASGLLAAAPAVAQLSLGDVVGGAAQLMGALSIKEEDEIKMGQSYYPGYLTKSGGAYSDRNAQEALRKFAEPFISTSDRKNLPWEITLVDNKQVNAWALPGGKIAVNSELVRYADDPAELGSVIAHEIGHAELSHSAKQMRNQAFLTTIGGAGKQLVASWMGSAAPLGAEVLSALEGPLYTMVLTGYSRANEFEADNHILGVFQKTGMDPQRAGDFFKTLKTLYPDNSSETTSLFSTHPGTQSRIDKLADAAKALARPSKPANVPGWVELKSKFPTPAGFKKG, from the coding sequence ATGACCATGTTGCATCGCCGCGGCTTCGTTCTTGGCCTGGGAGCGTCGGGGCTGTTGGCCGCCGCACCGGCCGTGGCCCAGCTCAGTCTGGGCGACGTGGTGGGCGGGGCCGCTCAGTTGATGGGCGCCCTCTCCATCAAGGAGGAGGACGAAATCAAGATGGGGCAGAGCTACTACCCCGGCTATCTGACGAAGTCCGGCGGCGCCTATTCGGATCGTAATGCCCAGGAAGCGTTGCGCAAGTTCGCCGAACCCTTCATCTCCACCAGCGACCGCAAGAATCTACCCTGGGAAATCACCCTGGTCGACAACAAGCAAGTCAACGCCTGGGCCCTGCCGGGGGGCAAGATCGCAGTCAATTCGGAATTGGTGCGTTACGCAGACGATCCGGCCGAGTTGGGCTCGGTGATCGCCCACGAGATCGGCCATGCCGAACTCAGTCACAGCGCCAAGCAGATGCGCAACCAGGCGTTCCTGACCACCATCGGCGGGGCGGGAAAGCAACTCGTGGCAAGCTGGATGGGTTCGGCCGCCCCCCTGGGGGCGGAGGTGTTGAGCGCCCTTGAGGGGCCGCTCTACACCATGGTGCTCACCGGCTATTCGCGTGCCAATGAGTTCGAGGCCGATAACCATATCCTGGGCGTCTTCCAGAAGACCGGCATGGACCCGCAGCGGGCTGGGGATTTCTTCAAGACCTTGAAGACGCTCTATCCGGACAACAGCAGCGAGACCACGTCGCTGTTTTCCACCCATCCCGGCACCCAGTCGCGCATCGACAAGCTGGCGGATGCCGCCAAGGCCCTGGCGCGTCCTTCCAAGCCTGCCAACGTCCCGGGATGGGTTGAACTGAAGAGCAAATTCCCCACGCCGGCCGGGTTCAAGAAGGGCTGA
- a CDS encoding FlgO family outer membrane protein, translated as MFRLRPTGLLAVLLLAAGCAGEPVLTTKERQRLAGDPVILASYAAADQLVQTMQARLDPAQPVLVATLSDINHLEESTPLGRLIAEQIASRIANAGYTVTEIKLRDGFLVREGEGQFVLSRDARRIGQTAGAQAVVAGTYTPARDSIYVNLKILQASDGRVLAAHDYVLPMDDNVRVLAKAAGTRY; from the coding sequence ATGTTCCGCCTTCGCCCGACGGGCCTCCTGGCCGTCCTTCTTCTGGCCGCCGGCTGTGCCGGGGAACCGGTGCTCACGACCAAGGAACGTCAAAGACTGGCCGGCGATCCGGTCATCCTCGCCAGCTACGCGGCCGCGGACCAACTGGTGCAGACCATGCAGGCTCGCCTCGATCCCGCCCAGCCGGTGCTGGTCGCCACCCTGTCCGATATCAACCATCTAGAGGAGTCCACGCCGCTGGGCCGCCTGATCGCCGAGCAGATCGCCTCGCGCATCGCCAACGCTGGCTATACGGTCACCGAGATCAAGCTCCGCGACGGTTTCCTGGTCCGCGAAGGGGAAGGGCAGTTCGTGCTGTCCCGCGATGCCCGCCGTATCGGCCAGACCGCTGGGGCGCAGGCGGTGGTCGCCGGTACCTACACGCCGGCCCGTGACAGCATCTACGTCAACCTCAAGATTCTTCAGGCTTCCGACGGACGGGTTTTGGCCGCCCACGACTACGTCCTGCCGATGGACGACAACGTCCGCGTCCTGGCCAAGGCCGCCGGCACCCGCTACTAA